In a genomic window of Streptococcus oralis subsp. tigurinus:
- a CDS encoding DUF5966 family protein: MNDLLLIPVIFLAVGGIFILFWRLFLIASGLFLIGFISFLIFVEVYGIYLFFTEPTLYFDDIRQHGLTSFTAVYLFINLMLVLGFSWRFINSKTKKSM; this comes from the coding sequence ATGAATGATTTACTCCTTATCCCAGTAATTTTTTTAGCAGTAGGAGGAATTTTCATTCTTTTTTGGAGACTCTTTCTTATTGCCAGTGGACTTTTCCTGATTGGTTTTATCAGTTTTCTTATTTTCGTGGAGGTCTATGGAATTTATCTGTTCTTTACTGAACCGACTTTATACTTTGATGATATCAGACAACATGGTTTAACTAGTTTTACGGCTGTGTACCTTTTCATCAATCTGATGTTGGTTCTAGGATTCAGTTGGCGTTTCATAAACTCCAAAACTAAGAAAAGTATGTAA
- a CDS encoding DEAD/DEAH box helicase family protein translates to MEVMQLLAMFRGTIPKDREKMALFLRYQAQHFDEKWQDLVESFLTEEGKIEEIPHVYSFHQDIVSFLEASSENNDQDLESYTRNFGQVGLDKLSQLSNWEKNLVLEVATYNLSTRFYIQSEKEKLTPLSELVFHQNQDVNLVNVYRVANNLSDRISRDIEEFILMVDSKELKKEVLEIHFEEKEGDVLAYLGSELMATLDIVTNLIHHEENYTQLPLTQKLKIITHFDEVKAIREKSKQVEESLSPSSDIEQETEETNSFSNVDKIVEEALREYPIGSQVSYKGQVFQLVSIENAQLNDLVRLELFNDSNQLFEENPILYLNSLEEIEQVLSLVELEKENSEIEIDSSSESQEIDLFSYLEEDNEKDKETETLIVGIEETDVPVLDFVFPDDLEDFYPKTNREKIETNIAAIELVKRLEKEGRQANPEEQELLAKYVGWGGLANEFFDELNPKYETERLTLKSLVSKSEYSTMKQSSLTAYYTDPMIIRQIWQKLLDDGFEGGRILDPSMGTGNFFAAMPRSILDKSELYGVELDSVTGAIAKQLHPNTHIEVRGFEDVPYQNNSFDLVLTNVPFGNFRIADKNYDKPYMIHDYFVKHSLDLVRDGGQVSIISSIGTMDKRTDNVLQEIKTNTHFLGGVRLPDTAFKKIAGTRVTTDLLFFQKDQAKNLNEDELVFGGSIPFEEDKRVWINPYFDGKYNTQVLGEYEIRNFNGGTLNVKGVSETLATEIMKAFENVEAPKQIDNSLKAPVFIKEEVDNSIPSRIREDLALYSFGYEGNQIYYRDTHGIRKSSKVDEISYYVDEKGDFKAWDSSLSEHKIDRFVQLHLTDEEALDVYKSEEASKRGKYKGLFKKTVFYESPLSDKDISRIKGMVDLGETYQALIEIQRHPDYSRTDFQVLLSKLNRDYDRFVSQFGYLNASVNRNLFDSDDKYSLLASLEDEYIDSKVQKVKYKKSLAFEKALVRPERVITRVSTALDALNSSLSDGRGVDLDYMVSIYPEHSQAAILDELGDQVLMDPESYLRGERKYLSKNQFLSGDILNKIEVVQLLVEENNQECDWSHALDLLESVRPPRIHLADIEFKIGSRWIPQSVYGKFAFECFTNRKFELSSPDVEQVIEVNPVDGQVHLRTSFAYRYPSAKDSSLGVSGSRYDTGRKVFENLLNSNQPTITMTVTEGEKKKTITDLEKTSVLRAKEQHLQELFQDFVSRYPEVQQVIEESYNRLYNRTVSREYDGSHLVIDGLAQNISLRPHQENAIQRIVEEKRALLAHEVGSGKTLTMLGAGFKLKELGMVHKPLYVVPSSLSAQFGQEIMKFFPTKKVFVTTKKDFVKARRKQFVSRIITGDYDAIVIGDSQFEKIPVSKERQMNYIEDKLNELREIKTHSENKYTVKEAEQSISGLEKQLEELQRFNRDSFIDFENLGIDFLFVDEAHHFKNIRPITGLGNVAGITNTTSKKNVDMEMKVRQIQEEHDFKNIVFATGTPVSNSISELYTMMNYIQPDILKRYQVDYFDSWVGAFGEIQNSMELAPTGDKYQPKKRFKKFVNLPELMKIYKETADIQTQDMLDLPVPEAHIIPIESELTENQKLYLEELVMRSDAVKCGTVDPSQDNMLKITGEARKLAIDMRLLDSSYSLADNHKLLQVVDNVERIYREGMENKATQMIFSDIGTPKKKDNGFDVYSEVKALLVDRGIPSKEIAFVHDANSDEKKNSLSRKVNAGEVRILLASTEKGGTGLNVQSKMKAVHHLDVPWRPSDIQQRNGRIIRQGNENKEVDIYHYITKGSFDNYLWATQENKLRYIKQIMTSKEPIRAAEDIDEQTMTASDFKALATGNPYLKHKMELENDLTLLENQRRAFQRSKDHYRHTISYCSENIPILKKRLSKYDGDIQQSKMSKDQAFTMTVGKQAFEQRAEAGESLHRLIRHNQSDSKEFRTLGSYRGFDIKMLSLPTDQPLPENFSVKIVGENQYSVSLDLYSPLGTIQRLQHTIDHIKEDQVKTQNLLDELKDKWTTAKVEIEKNFPKEEDYQTKKAEYDVLAPLIETETDLDIIDQALRQFHEKGKEKQEQLSFELD, encoded by the coding sequence ATGGAAGTAATGCAATTATTGGCTATGTTTCGTGGAACAATTCCAAAAGATAGAGAGAAAATGGCCCTATTTCTTCGTTATCAAGCGCAACATTTTGATGAGAAATGGCAGGATTTGGTAGAGAGTTTTTTGACTGAAGAGGGGAAGATAGAAGAGATACCTCATGTCTATTCGTTTCATCAAGATATTGTTTCTTTTCTAGAGGCCAGTTCTGAAAATAATGACCAAGATCTAGAAAGTTACACAAGAAATTTTGGACAAGTAGGTTTAGATAAATTATCTCAATTAAGTAATTGGGAGAAAAACTTGGTGCTAGAAGTCGCAACCTATAACCTTTCCACTCGATTTTACATCCAATCTGAAAAAGAGAAGCTAACACCATTAAGTGAGCTTGTATTTCATCAGAATCAGGATGTCAATTTAGTCAATGTCTATCGAGTTGCAAATAATCTATCTGACCGCATTAGTAGAGATATAGAGGAGTTTATTCTAATGGTTGATTCCAAAGAACTAAAAAAAGAAGTTCTTGAGATTCATTTTGAAGAAAAAGAAGGAGATGTTCTAGCCTATTTGGGTTCAGAATTGATGGCTACTTTAGATATCGTTACGAATCTTATCCATCATGAAGAAAACTACACACAACTCCCACTGACACAAAAGCTGAAGATTATTACTCATTTTGATGAAGTAAAGGCTATAAGAGAAAAGTCTAAGCAAGTAGAGGAATCCTTATCTCCTTCAAGTGATATTGAACAGGAAACGGAAGAAACTAACTCCTTTTCTAATGTCGATAAAATTGTAGAAGAAGCTTTGAGGGAATATCCAATCGGTTCACAAGTAAGTTATAAAGGACAAGTATTTCAGTTGGTTTCGATTGAAAATGCACAGTTAAATGACTTAGTTCGCCTAGAGCTATTCAATGATTCCAACCAGTTATTTGAAGAGAATCCTATCTTATACTTGAACAGTTTGGAAGAGATTGAACAAGTATTGTCTCTTGTAGAACTTGAAAAAGAAAATTCAGAGATTGAGATTGATTCATCAAGTGAAAGCCAGGAAATAGATTTGTTTTCCTATCTGGAAGAAGATAATGAAAAGGATAAGGAAACAGAAACGCTTATTGTAGGCATAGAAGAGACGGATGTCCCTGTTCTAGATTTTGTTTTTCCAGATGATTTAGAGGACTTTTATCCTAAGACAAATCGAGAAAAAATTGAAACGAATATCGCCGCAATTGAACTTGTTAAAAGATTAGAAAAAGAGGGACGACAAGCGAATCCAGAAGAACAAGAGCTACTAGCCAAGTATGTCGGCTGGGGCGGTCTTGCCAATGAATTTTTCGATGAACTCAATCCAAAGTATGAAACAGAACGTTTAACTCTTAAGAGTTTAGTAAGTAAATCAGAGTACTCCACTATGAAACAAAGTTCTCTCACAGCCTATTATACAGACCCAATGATTATTCGCCAGATTTGGCAAAAATTACTGGATGATGGTTTTGAGGGAGGAAGGATATTAGATCCTTCTATGGGAACTGGGAACTTCTTTGCGGCGATGCCTAGAAGTATACTAGATAAATCAGAACTCTATGGGGTTGAATTAGACAGTGTGACAGGCGCAATCGCAAAACAACTCCACCCCAATACCCATATTGAAGTGCGAGGATTTGAAGATGTTCCCTATCAAAATAATAGTTTTGATTTAGTCTTAACGAATGTTCCTTTTGGAAATTTTCGCATTGCCGATAAAAACTATGATAAACCTTATATGATTCATGATTACTTTGTCAAACACTCACTTGATTTAGTAAGAGACGGAGGACAAGTGTCGATTATCTCATCTATCGGGACAATGGATAAGCGGACAGATAATGTCTTACAAGAGATTAAAACCAACACTCATTTTTTAGGGGGAGTTCGTTTGCCGGATACGGCTTTTAAAAAGATTGCAGGTACTCGAGTGACCACAGACCTCCTCTTCTTTCAAAAGGATCAAGCAAAGAATCTTAATGAAGATGAGCTTGTCTTTGGTGGCTCTATTCCCTTTGAGGAGGATAAGCGTGTCTGGATCAATCCTTATTTTGATGGGAAATACAATACACAAGTTTTGGGTGAATATGAGATACGTAATTTTAATGGAGGAACTCTCAATGTTAAGGGAGTATCAGAAACATTAGCTACTGAAATAATGAAAGCATTCGAGAATGTGGAAGCACCTAAACAAATTGACAATTCTTTGAAAGCACCTGTTTTTATCAAAGAAGAAGTGGATAATTCTATCCCAAGTCGTATACGTGAGGACTTAGCGCTCTATTCTTTTGGATATGAGGGAAATCAAATTTATTACCGAGATACGCATGGCATTCGGAAAAGTTCAAAAGTAGACGAAATTAGTTATTATGTAGATGAGAAGGGAGATTTTAAAGCTTGGGACAGTTCTTTGTCTGAACATAAAATAGATCGATTCGTGCAACTTCATTTGACAGATGAGGAAGCACTAGATGTATACAAGTCAGAAGAAGCGAGTAAAAGAGGGAAATATAAGGGACTGTTCAAAAAAACTGTCTTTTATGAAAGCCCCTTATCGGATAAGGATATTAGTCGTATTAAGGGCATGGTTGATTTGGGAGAGACCTATCAAGCCTTAATTGAAATTCAACGTCATCCAGATTATAGTCGAACAGATTTTCAGGTATTACTTAGTAAACTCAATCGTGACTATGACCGCTTTGTAAGTCAATTTGGATACTTGAATGCCTCAGTCAATCGAAACTTATTTGATAGTGACGATAAGTATTCTTTACTTGCAAGTTTAGAAGATGAATACATCGATTCTAAAGTTCAGAAAGTAAAATATAAAAAATCTTTAGCTTTTGAGAAAGCATTGGTTAGGCCAGAGAGAGTGATTACAAGAGTATCAACGGCTTTAGATGCCTTAAACTCCAGTTTATCGGATGGTAGAGGGGTTGATTTAGACTATATGGTATCAATTTACCCTGAACATAGCCAAGCTGCTATTTTAGATGAGTTAGGTGACCAGGTTTTAATGGATCCAGAAAGCTATTTAAGAGGAGAAAGAAAATATCTTTCTAAGAACCAATTTTTATCAGGAGACATTCTCAACAAGATAGAAGTAGTTCAACTATTAGTGGAGGAAAACAACCAAGAATGTGACTGGTCCCATGCTTTAGATTTGTTAGAATCTGTTCGCCCTCCAAGGATTCATCTGGCAGATATTGAGTTTAAAATAGGGTCACGTTGGATTCCTCAATCCGTTTATGGTAAATTTGCCTTTGAATGTTTTACTAATCGTAAATTTGAATTGTCTTCGCCAGATGTTGAACAAGTCATTGAAGTGAATCCTGTCGATGGCCAGGTTCATTTAAGGACATCATTTGCTTATCGCTATCCAAGTGCCAAAGATAGTAGTCTTGGAGTCAGTGGGTCACGTTATGATACAGGAAGAAAGGTTTTTGAGAATTTACTAAATTCAAACCAACCGACGATTACTATGACTGTTACGGAAGGAGAAAAGAAAAAGACCATCACAGATTTGGAAAAAACCTCTGTTCTAAGAGCAAAAGAGCAGCATTTACAAGAGCTCTTTCAAGACTTTGTCTCACGGTATCCAGAAGTCCAACAAGTCATTGAGGAAAGCTATAATCGTCTTTATAATCGAACGGTTAGTCGAGAGTATGACGGTAGCCATCTAGTCATTGATGGCTTGGCACAAAACATCAGTCTTCGTCCTCACCAAGAGAATGCTATTCAAAGAATCGTAGAAGAAAAAAGAGCCTTATTAGCTCATGAGGTAGGTTCAGGAAAGACCTTGACCATGCTTGGTGCTGGTTTTAAATTAAAGGAGTTGGGAATGGTTCATAAGCCCTTGTATGTGGTGCCCTCTAGTTTGTCTGCTCAATTTGGCCAAGAAATCATGAAATTTTTCCCTACTAAAAAGGTCTTTGTGACCACTAAGAAAGATTTTGTGAAGGCGAGAAGAAAACAATTTGTGTCACGTATTATTACAGGAGATTACGATGCTATTGTCATTGGGGATTCTCAATTTGAAAAAATCCCTGTCAGTAAGGAAAGACAGATGAACTATATAGAGGATAAACTCAATGAACTACGAGAGATTAAAACACATTCTGAAAATAAGTATACTGTTAAAGAAGCAGAGCAATCAATAAGTGGTCTAGAGAAACAATTGGAAGAACTCCAACGCTTTAATCGTGATAGTTTTATTGATTTTGAGAACTTAGGAATTGATTTTCTCTTTGTGGATGAAGCACATCACTTTAAAAATATTCGTCCAATTACTGGACTTGGGAATGTAGCAGGAATTACCAATACAACTTCTAAGAAGAACGTGGATATGGAAATGAAGGTTCGACAGATTCAGGAAGAACATGATTTTAAAAATATTGTCTTTGCGACAGGAACACCTGTTTCCAATTCTATTAGTGAGTTGTACACTATGATGAACTACATTCAACCGGATATCTTAAAACGCTATCAAGTTGATTATTTTGACTCTTGGGTAGGTGCTTTTGGAGAAATTCAAAACTCTATGGAATTAGCTCCTACAGGGGATAAGTACCAACCTAAGAAACGATTTAAAAAGTTTGTCAATCTACCTGAGTTGATGAAAATTTATAAAGAAACAGCCGACATTCAAACACAAGATATGTTGGATTTACCTGTTCCAGAAGCCCATATTATTCCTATTGAGAGTGAATTAACTGAAAACCAGAAACTCTATCTAGAAGAATTGGTTATGCGTTCAGATGCGGTTAAATGTGGAACAGTTGATCCGAGCCAGGATAACATGTTAAAAATTACGGGTGAGGCACGAAAACTAGCAATTGATATGCGTTTATTGGACTCTAGCTATAGTCTAGCAGACAATCATAAACTACTTCAGGTAGTGGATAATGTTGAAAGAATTTATCGTGAGGGAATGGAAAATAAGGCTACTCAGATGATTTTTTCAGATATTGGAACACCTAAGAAAAAGGACAATGGCTTTGATGTTTATTCTGAGGTTAAGGCTTTATTAGTTGATAGAGGAATCCCTAGTAAGGAAATTGCCTTTGTACATGATGCCAATAGTGATGAAAAGAAGAATAGTTTGTCTCGAAAGGTCAATGCAGGAGAGGTGCGGATTCTCCTTGCCTCAACTGAAAAAGGAGGAACAGGTTTAAATGTTCAGAGCAAGATGAAAGCAGTTCATCACCTGGATGTACCGTGGAGACCAAGTGATATTCAGCAACGCAATGGACGTATTATCCGACAGGGAAATGAAAACAAGGAAGTGGATATTTACCACTATATTACCAAAGGTTCGTTTGATAATTATCTATGGGCAACTCAGGAGAACAAACTCCGTTATATTAAGCAAATTATGACTTCTAAGGAGCCAATTCGTGCTGCAGAAGATATTGATGAACAGACTATGACAGCTTCTGATTTTAAGGCACTAGCAACAGGTAATCCTTATCTCAAACATAAGATGGAATTGGAGAATGATCTAACCCTATTAGAAAACCAAAGACGCGCCTTTCAACGCAGCAAGGATCACTATCGTCATACAATCTCTTACTGTTCGGAAAATATACCCATTCTTAAGAAAAGATTAAGCAAATATGATGGAGATATCCAACAGTCTAAAATGTCGAAAGATCAGGCATTTACTATGACAGTAGGTAAGCAAGCTTTTGAGCAACGAGCTGAAGCAGGTGAATCCCTACACCGTCTTATCCGTCATAATCAATCTGACAGCAAAGAATTCCGTACTCTAGGCAGTTATCGAGGATTTGACATTAAAATGCTTAGTCTTCCAACGGATCAGCCTCTTCCTGAAAACTTCTCTGTTAAGATTGTAGGAGAAAATCAGTATTCTGTCAGTTTAGATTTGTATTCTCCTTTGGGGACAATTCAAAGGCTTCAGCATACGATTGATCACATTAAAGAGGATCAAGTGAAAACTCAGAACTTATTGGATGAATTAAAGGATAAATGGACTACTGCTAAGGTAGAAATTGAGAAAAATTTTCCAAAGGAAGAGGATTATCAAACTAAAAAGGCCGAATACGATGTACTCGCGCCATTGATTGAAACAGAAACGGATTTAGATATTATTGATCAGGCCTTACGACAATTCCACGAAAAAGGAAAAGAAAAGCAAGAACAACTTTCTTTTGAATTAGATTAA
- a CDS encoding peptidylprolyl isomerase — MLNKVKTKALISVGAVAATSFILMMGYTAGQHSTAKQSRKEIELAAAKLVENKQAEDKASILSSDTVKEFLTQYYTKEKLGENNTRIQPYMTESAYSQELSSQNDAMNQVYKDYILDYHFEKADIFVNQTTNQAIAMVSYNVTYVSDLKNANQSKTNQTETRTVKLSYSKLPGKLLVNQVQVWKSGLDDLDNATPKTLEESSSIPSLPNTTTK; from the coding sequence ATGTTAAATAAAGTCAAAACTAAAGCCTTAATTAGTGTTGGAGCAGTGGCTGCAACTAGCTTTATTCTCATGATGGGATATACTGCTGGTCAACACTCGACTGCTAAACAAAGTCGTAAAGAGATTGAATTGGCTGCAGCTAAACTTGTAGAGAATAAACAAGCAGAAGATAAAGCCAGCATTTTGTCATCGGATACTGTAAAAGAATTTTTGACGCAGTACTATACGAAAGAGAAGCTCGGAGAAAATAATACACGTATTCAACCTTATATGACTGAATCGGCTTATTCTCAAGAATTGTCAAGTCAAAATGATGCCATGAACCAAGTGTATAAGGATTATATTTTAGATTATCATTTTGAAAAAGCTGATATCTTTGTCAATCAGACTACGAATCAAGCCATTGCCATGGTCTCATATAATGTAACCTATGTATCTGATTTAAAGAATGCCAACCAATCAAAGACCAATCAGACAGAAACCAGAACGGTTAAATTGTCCTATTCTAAACTACCTGGTAAGTTATTGGTCAATCAAGTACAGGTTTGGAAATCTGGGTTAGATGATTTAGATAATGCAACTCCTAAAACTTTAGAAGAATCATCATCAATACCATCACTGCCAAATACTACGACAAAATGA
- a CDS encoding toprim domain-containing protein: protein MGIEECKQISILDVANRLGISFKQVSSSVYEHPEHDSFRIFSTTNTFKWFSRDIQGDVIDFVRLVKGISFKEALAFLSEEPFQKEAIQEKRERPFYYPLKRVEDSNCSLTRYYLTECRGISEEIIQKMIQQGLIAQASWKTNETVEPVNVFKSFDHRHKLQAASLQGIYKNHSLPRERLKTILKGSHGHVGISFDIGKPNRLVFCESFIDLMSYYELHQQSLTNVRLVSMEGLKRSVVAYQTLRLIAEENQKLEFLDTVTPSKLLHLINTIRDTTTYFDNHPDLLTLAVDCDDAGKDFSDKLSQSGFPVLLDLPNNESGKEKIDWNDILREKKSDFQFKLETVKETFGNPPVRQNSQCLEL from the coding sequence ATGGGAATAGAAGAATGTAAGCAAATTTCAATTCTTGATGTAGCCAATCGTTTAGGTATCTCCTTTAAACAAGTTTCGAGCAGTGTCTATGAACATCCTGAACACGATTCATTTCGGATTTTTTCAACTACCAATACTTTTAAATGGTTTTCAAGAGATATTCAAGGTGATGTCATTGATTTTGTTCGACTTGTTAAGGGAATTTCCTTTAAAGAAGCTCTAGCCTTTCTTTCTGAAGAACCTTTTCAAAAAGAAGCTATTCAAGAAAAAAGAGAGAGACCATTTTATTATCCTTTAAAGAGAGTAGAAGATTCTAACTGCAGTTTGACTAGATATTACTTAACAGAATGTAGAGGAATCTCAGAAGAAATCATACAAAAGATGATTCAACAAGGTTTGATAGCACAAGCTAGTTGGAAAACAAATGAAACAGTTGAACCTGTTAACGTTTTTAAAAGCTTTGATCATCGCCACAAGCTGCAGGCAGCAAGCTTACAAGGAATTTATAAGAATCACTCTCTTCCTAGAGAAAGGTTAAAAACGATTCTAAAAGGAAGCCATGGACATGTTGGAATATCCTTTGACATTGGTAAACCAAATAGACTGGTCTTTTGTGAATCGTTCATCGACTTGATGAGCTATTACGAACTTCATCAACAAAGTCTAACTAATGTTCGTTTGGTATCTATGGAAGGATTAAAAAGGTCTGTTGTTGCTTATCAAACTTTACGACTAATAGCTGAAGAAAATCAGAAGTTGGAATTTTTAGATACAGTAACACCTTCAAAGTTATTGCATTTGATCAATACAATTCGTGATACCACCACCTATTTCGATAATCATCCTGATTTATTGACACTTGCGGTAGATTGTGATGATGCAGGAAAAGATTTTTCTGATAAGTTATCTCAATCAGGATTTCCTGTTTTACTGGATTTACCTAATAATGAATCTGGGAAAGAAAAAATAGACTGGAACGATATTCTTAGAGAAAAGAAATCAGATTTTCAATTTAAGCTTGAAACTGTAAAAGAGACATTTGGAAATCCACCAGTAAGACAAAACTCTCAATGTTTAGAATTGTGA
- a CDS encoding DUF5962 family protein codes for MMEDTYYQLEEALVQGFQTPEEYQAYKELKEYYEEVTGDYSFSIRELTSQLEIALQNHRGVDFEEHEKEEYLDLVQKLEEFDSSLATHYRQLID; via the coding sequence ATGATGGAAGATACCTATTATCAATTAGAAGAGGCTTTGGTACAGGGATTTCAAACACCTGAAGAATACCAAGCCTACAAGGAGTTAAAGGAATATTATGAGGAAGTGACAGGCGATTACAGCTTTTCTATACGAGAACTTACTAGTCAATTGGAAATCGCTCTTCAGAATCATCGAGGTGTGGACTTTGAAGAACATGAGAAAGAGGAGTATTTGGACTTAGTTCAAAAATTAGAAGAGTTTGATTCCTCTCTTGCCACCCATTATCGTCAATTGATTGACTAG